In one Silene latifolia isolate original U9 population chromosome 10, ASM4854445v1, whole genome shotgun sequence genomic region, the following are encoded:
- the LOC141606577 gene encoding uncharacterized protein LOC141606577 isoform X1, with amino-acid sequence MESREVEMKESRAYWKKRRAEARERAIKIKEQLGFIGPTTAVRNGGYWRDVEKLMPWIIDLHKDKMDSPPAEDVVMTKLIVRSAAGLCYYPTLSVKGEDGVTTMYEAKIWMKPADQGIETIYFRKLFVPGEMKSKSSETEKTVSTKKMGEEGT; translated from the exons ATGGAGTCCAG GGAAGTCGAAATGAAGGAAAGCCGAGCCTATTGGAAGAAACGCCGAGCCGAAGCGAGGGAACGCGCAATCAAAATAAAGGAACAATTAGGGTTTATAGGGCCTACAACTGCAGTACGCAACGGCGGATATTGGAGAGATGTAGAAAAACTTATGCCATGGATCATCGACTTACATAAAGATAAGATG GATAGCCCTCCTGCGGAAGATGTGGTGATGACTAAGCTGATTGTCCGGTCCGCTGCTGGTTTGTGTTACTACCCGACACTTAGTGTCAAAGGCGAGGATGGGGTTACTACTATGTACGAAGCTAAGATTTGGATGAAGCCTGCTGATCAGGGTATTGAGACTATTTATTTCAGGAAACTTTTTGTGCCAGGAG AGATGAAATCAAAAAGTTCGGAGACTGAGAAGACGGTATCTACCAAGAAGATGGGGGAAGAAGGGACTTGA
- the LOC141606578 gene encoding uncharacterized protein LOC141606578, with product MESREVEKKESRAYWKKRRAEAMERAIKMMRQLGGGGPRTAVRNDGYWRSVEKLIPGFIDLHKDKMETVVMTKLIYQYHDDASLCYYPTLSVKGEDGVTTLYEANIWRKPGVDQGTQTFYFRKVSVPEEMKSKSSETEKTVSTKKMGEEGT from the exons GGAAGTCGAAAAGAAGGAAAGCCGAGCCTATTGGAAGAAACGCCGAGCCGAAGCAATGGAACGCGCAATCAAAATGATGCGACAATTAGGGGGGGGAGGGCCTAGAACTGCAGTACGCAACGACGGATATTGGAGATCTGTTGAAAAACTCATTCCAGGGTTCATCGACTTACATAAAGATAAGATG GAAACTGTGGTGATGACGAAGCTGATTTACCAGTACCATGATGATGCTAGTTTGTGTTACTACCCGACACTTAGTGTCAAAGGCGAGGATGGGGTTACTACTTTGTACGAGGCTAATATTTGGAGGAAGCCTGGTGTTGATCAGGGTACTCAGACTTTTTATTTCAGGAAAGTTTCTGTGCCAGAAG AGATGAAATCAAAAAGTTCGGAGACTGAGAAGACGGTATCTACCAAGAAGATGGGGGAAGAAGGGACTTGA
- the LOC141606577 gene encoding uncharacterized protein LOC141606577 isoform X2, whose product MESREVEMKESRAYWKKRRAEARERAIKIKEQLGFIGPTTAVRNGGYWRDVEKLMPWIIDLHKDKMDSPPAEDVVMTKLIVRSAAGLCYYPTLSVKGEDGVTTMYEAKIWMKPADQGIETIYFRKLFVPGEMKSKSSETEKTVSTKKTGEEGT is encoded by the exons ATGGAGTCCAG GGAAGTCGAAATGAAGGAAAGCCGAGCCTATTGGAAGAAACGCCGAGCCGAAGCGAGGGAACGCGCAATCAAAATAAAGGAACAATTAGGGTTTATAGGGCCTACAACTGCAGTACGCAACGGCGGATATTGGAGAGATGTAGAAAAACTTATGCCATGGATCATCGACTTACATAAAGATAAGATG GATAGCCCTCCTGCGGAAGATGTGGTGATGACTAAGCTGATTGTCCGGTCCGCTGCTGGTTTGTGTTACTACCCGACACTTAGTGTCAAAGGCGAGGATGGGGTTACTACTATGTACGAAGCTAAGATTTGGATGAAGCCTGCTGATCAGGGTATTGAGACTATTTATTTCAGGAAACTTTTTGTGCCAGGAG AGATGAAATCAAAAAGTTCGGAGACTGAGAAGACGGTATCTACCAAGAAGACGGGGGAAGAAGGGACTTGA